Below is a window of Verrucomicrobiales bacterium DNA.
CATTCCTGCTGATTCACGGAAACGCCGACCTCGTCGTGCCCCTCTCCCATTCCGAAAGGCTCGTCAAGGCGATCAAGGAGGCGGGCGGCTCGGCGGAACTCATCGTCAAGCAAGGTGGCGGCCACCCCTGGCTCACTCTTCCCGAGGAAGTCAAAGTGATGGCCGACTGGTTCGACAAACAGCTGATCAAGAAAAACTAGCATGTCCGATAAGCTTACAACCCAACAGATCTGCGCGCTCCGTGGTAAAGCGCAAACCATGGATGCGGTCATCAAGGTCGGAAAACAGGGGCTCACTCCGGGGTTCCTCAAAAGCGTCGACGAGGCGCTCAATCAGCACGAACTGATCAAGGTGAAGTTCGCCGATCTGAAGGATCAGAAGCGTGTTCTGTCCCCTCAGCTGGCCGAGCAAACCCAGAGCACGCTGATCACTCTGATCGGCAATGTGCTGGTCCTTTACCGCCAGCAAACAGACCCCGCCAAACGCAAAGTCGCCCTCTGAGCCGGAGCGGAGCGCAGACGGATGGGGATGGATCCGCAAATCCCCGATCGTGTCTCACGTAAACCCTCCGCTTTGTGTACTACGCCCTGCTGGTGTAGATTTCAGGCGTCGAGATACTGCTTAGGTTCACGTCCTCCTGTGTGGGAAGGACGTTTGTTGTGAGCGTTCCAGAAATGGAAACGGGGTATCCTGGTTGTGAGTCCAGGATACTTCTTACGAGTGGGTAATAAGCACTTCTTGACCAGGAGCCCGCAGCTTGCTGCGGGCTCTTTGCCTTTGGGGCGAGAGACTGAGCTACCTCGGCTTGGGAGAGGCAGCCACCATCATGAGCCTCCGGCCGAAAGGATACACGACGTCCTTCTGGTGCAGCACCTCCAAACCGGCCTGCCAGGCGAGCAGAGGGTAGTTGTGTGAAAAGGTCAGCTCCTGGCCGGCGGGACGAGAATGCAATTCCTTGGCTAGGCTAAAGTCTTCATCCAAGGGTTCCACAATGGCGACCGCTGATGGTGCCGCCGTCGAGCCGATGAGCTCGAACAGCCGTTTCACACGGGGCTCGGTAAAGTATTCCAAGACACCGCCGTGCGTGCTCACCATAAACCCGGGCTTGGCATGAGCCTCCAGCCAGTTCAAACCGTCGTCCGCCACAAAGTGCAGGCGCGAATCGCGATACTGTTCCTGGGTCCGGGCCGTTTGACGGATGGAAACATCGATGCCGGTGAAGGTTTCAACCTCCGGAAAGGCCTGTGAAAGATAGTTCAATACCCTTCCGTTGCCCGAGCCGATCTCGCAGAGCTGTCGAAACGTGTTGGGGCGATCCGCCATCAACTCGCGCATCCAATCGATGATTTCTGAGTGGTGACTCTGGAGATGTTCCAGACCTCGCCCCCGAATCTGGTCGAAAAAGCGATCGGCTTCCTGGCTAGACCAATAACGGCGATGCAAATCCTCCAGCTCAGATTGGTTGGTCGAAAGGACCGCGCGGCGGTAGACCGCGGCCTTGATGAGACGCTGCCAAATGGTCTCGGAGGCAAAGATCTGCTCAGATTGCTGGATCGCCTTGGGACGCAGCCAAATCACTGCTTCCCCGAGCAGGGCTCCGACGGTCTTGCGAAAACTGAGATGGTTCACACGATTGGATGCGACGTTGCAAAGAAACAACCATCACCCGAGGCAGAGGCGAAAACATTAGGCGGCGCTGCCAGGATGACTCATTCATGTTGGATCGAGCCGAAATCCTCACTCGAGAATCATCGGGTTACGTCTAACCGACAGCCAAACTAGGCCACTCCAGAACTTCGAAGTAATTGCAATATGGCGCAAAGGTTGGGCTTGTCAAACGAAGCTGCCGCGAGTCGGGGAGAAGCGGCAAAAAGTGCCCAAACGAGATGCCGCAGAGGTAGCGCCAGGGTCGGCTCCAGCTTCGCTTTCTCTGATCCACGCAGCATGAACCTCCGAAAGCCAAGCACCCTCTTGATGATTCAAACACCGCCTCCACCGCTGCAGCCCAGAGATGAGGCTCAAAGCCGGACTCGCCTCGGGTGGGGACAAGTCGGACAGGTTGCTAGCTTGAGACTTCGGCGGCTAGCCGGCGTCCCAAGGCAGCAGGATCTTCCTTCGAGCCCATGCCCCGAGCCCGACGAGGTTGACCGTTCAGGTAGGAGACCACTCGCATTTCGAGACCTCCGGCGCCGATCTCCGCCAAGGCCGCGACGGCGGCCTGACAGCCACCGCCCATGGCGTTCAAAAAAGCTCGCTCCGCCGTCACGCACACTTCGGTATCCACATGCGTCAGGGCAGCGCAGACCGGATCGAGCAAAGCATCCCCCTCACGCACCTCGATGCCAATCGCCGCTTGGCCGACGCATGGGATCATTTCATCGACCGCCAGATAGCTCGCTCGAACTTGCCCCGCTGGCACCGGTTCCTTGTCGGCGGGCCCACCGCTCAGACAATCCGACGCATCCTGGGTGAACCCGAGCCGACGCAGCCCTGCCGCTGCAAGCAGGGTGGCATCGACGTCCTCCTGCTCGAGGAGCTTGCGCAATCGGGTGCCCACGTTACCTCGAATGGGAACCACCTGAAGATCGGGCCGCAGCTCTTGTAACTGAGCCGCGCGGCGGGTGCTGCTCGTGGCCACCGTCGCTCCCTTAGGCAACCCGGCCACCGTGAGACCAGGAGGAAACCCGCGGTGAAGAGTTCCTTGGCCAGAACGATAGAGAAGCACGTCGCGCGCATCCTCCCGACGTCCCGCGGCGCCGAGCTTCAGTCCTTCTGGCAACGACGTCGGCAGGTCCTTGAGGCTATGCACCGCAAGATCCGCCTCCCCGTTCAGCAAGGCCACCTCCAGCTCTTTCGTGAACAGACCCTTGGGCAGCTCGGTGTTGGCGAGGGACGCTGTTTGGAGCTTATCGCCGGTCGTCTTGAAAATCCGGATCTCAAAGGATCGATCCGGAAAGGCGGCACGGCACTGCGCCAGCACGGCGTTCGCTTGAACCAAAGCCAACGCGCTGCCTCGGGTGGCGATGATCAAGGGTTTGGAAACAGTCATAGGTTCAAGGTCAAACGAAGCATCTCGCCGCGAATCACTCAGGACTCAAGGCCGGCTGTGTCCCCGGGGCGGGATGCGCCGGACGGGCTCCGGTCAACAGCGCGTTGGCTTTCTCGCGTATGATCTTCAGACAGGCCCCAATCTCCTCCTGGCGCTGCTTCAGGTAGCCATCGGCGATGCTCTGCAGGTCATCCACGTTGTACAGATACACGTTGTCGAGGTAGTTGACCTCCGGATCGATGTCGCGCGGCACCGCAATATCCACTAACAGAAGCGGCCGCTGCTCCCGCAGCCTCATCAGCGGCTCCAGCTTGGATCGATCCAGAATATAGTGGGGAGCGGAGGTGCTGCTAATGACGATGTCGATGTTGTGGAACTCGGCGTCCCACCGTTCGAAGTGAATGGCTCGCCCGCCCAACTCCTTGGCCATCGCTTCTGCGCGATCGAACGAGCGGTTCGAGACGAGCACGCTGCGCGCGCCGCGCGAGAGCAGTGCTCGGGCCACCTTCTCGCTGGTATCCCCTGCCCCGATCACCATGACCTGACGATCTGAAAGCGACTCAAAAATCTTCTCGGAGAGTTCTACGGCAGCCGAGGCCACCGAGATGCTCCCGCGCTGAATCTGAGTTTCGGTGCGCACCTGCTTGGCAACATTGAACGCTCGCTGGAATGCCTTGTTGAGCTGACTGCCGGTGTAGCGATGCTGCAAGGCGAGATCGTAGGCCTTCTTCAACTGGCCCAGAATCTCGGTCTCACCCAGAACCATGGAGTCAAGACCGCAGGCGACCTTGAACAGATGCTCCACGCTCTGAGGCGCTCCAAGTCCGTAAAGCTCGTCGTTCAACGAGGAGGAAACCTGCCGCTCCGCCAGGAGAAAGCGCCGCAGCTCCGGAATCGCCTGCCTCGCTTCCAAGGAACTCGCGACATACAGCTCCATCCGGTTGCAGGTCGAAAGGATCACCGCCTCGTCGGCCAAACCCTGCGTGCGGAGTCGAGCAAGCACTTCCGGGATCACCACCTCCGCAAAGGCCATCTTCTCCCGCACCTCCACGGGAGCGGTGTGATGACTCAGTCCTATGACGTAAATGCCCATGGGATGCTTAAGAGGGTGCCACCGGGTTGCCGGGCCCTGGTTGGTGCAGTCCAGATAGAAGGTAAAAACCCCAGAAGGTGAGAATCACGAAAGCGAACCCCCCCACAGCACCCAAGGCAAAGCGACGGCCGCGATAGCCAAATCGATGGGTCATCACCGTCAGAATGCCATACATGAGCCAAACGCCTCCCGACCAGATGATGGTCGTATCCGGCTTGAAGTAGACCCCATGTCGCTCCTTGAGCCAGAGCGCGCCAGAAACCAAACCAGCGGTCAGAAGACCCAGCCCGACCTGCATCAAGCGACGCGTGATCTGCTCCATCCGTTGGATGGGAGGCAGACGGTTCATCATCGCCCGCAGCTTGTTTCGCTTAAGGTCTCGATCCTGCATCAAGTACATCCACGCCGCCACCGAGCTTAAACCGAAGGCTCCCGAAGCCAGGAGGATCAGAGCCGCATGCAGACTGTGCATGCCCCCGGAGAAATTGGGATGCTGCGGCTGATACGGAGGATCCAACGAAGGCATCAGGGCAAAAACACCGATGCCCAGAAGAATCGGGGAGGCAAACGCCCCTAGAAAACGCACGCGCGACCAGGCACCAATGACCAGATAGGTCGTCACGATCGTCCAGGCGATAAAGATGGTCGCTTCGTAAAGATTATTGATCGGACAGCGCTGCAGCGAGAACCCGCGACTCGCCATGGAAAACGTGTGTGCAACCCAGCCCATCAGGAGCAGGAGGTAGTTCACCCGGTTGTCCTGGCGGAAACCTCCTCGCAATAAAAAGATCGAGTACAAGGTGCTGACGCCGTAGACCGCTACGGCAATCCAGAACCAACCTCGATCGGTGATCGGCATAGGGTAAAGCTAAGGGCTTGGCCAAGAGGTGCAAGCGTGCATTTGAGGTGACAGGCACCCTTTTTTGCTGAAAGCGCGTGGGAATTTGTACACCCGCAGGTAGGGGGGAAGGTGGACGCGATGTGCCCAGAGTGGACAAATCGACTCAATCGTCAGCATTCGAATCCAGAACGCTCTTCCTTATTGCTTCCTCAGCAGGAGTTTGGACATTCTTCCGCCGACTATGGTCGGCCATTCGATTCTCTTTCAGAAACCCGCGGTCTTAGCACCGATTCCCATTCCGTTCTTTCCCATGTCCTTGGGAAACCGGGCCTATCAGCAGGCGGTGGCCCGCACCAGCCAGCGCGCCACTGTCGAGGTGGCTTTGGAACGCAACCAAGGCTATGTCAGCCGGCATCAGACAGAGATCCTCCTGAGCGGCCCGACCGCTGACACGTTGCTGTATCTGGATCGGTGGCTAAAATCCCTCCTGTGGCAAATCGGCGGCTGGCGAATCTGGCTCAGCGCCCCGGACGAGATTGGAGCCGAGTTGCAGCGACGCTACTCCGCCACCGGTGAGCGTGCTTTCGACACGCAGCTGATGGAGCAATCCTAC
It encodes the following:
- a CDS encoding YhbY family RNA-binding protein, which produces MSDKLTTQQICALRGKAQTMDAVIKVGKQGLTPGFLKSVDEALNQHELIKVKFADLKDQKRVLSPQLAEQTQSTLITLIGNVLVLYRQQTDPAKRKVAL
- a CDS encoding methyltransferase domain-containing protein, which gives rise to MNHLSFRKTVGALLGEAVIWLRPKAIQQSEQIFASETIWQRLIKAAVYRRAVLSTNQSELEDLHRRYWSSQEADRFFDQIRGRGLEHLQSHHSEIIDWMRELMADRPNTFRQLCEIGSGNGRVLNYLSQAFPEVETFTGIDVSIRQTARTQEQYRDSRLHFVADDGLNWLEAHAKPGFMVSTHGGVLEYFTEPRVKRLFELIGSTAAPSAVAIVEPLDEDFSLAKELHSRPAGQELTFSHNYPLLAWQAGLEVLHQKDVVYPFGRRLMMVAASPKPR
- the hemC gene encoding hydroxymethylbilane synthase is translated as MTVSKPLIIATRGSALALVQANAVLAQCRAAFPDRSFEIRIFKTTGDKLQTASLANTELPKGLFTKELEVALLNGEADLAVHSLKDLPTSLPEGLKLGAAGRREDARDVLLYRSGQGTLHRGFPPGLTVAGLPKGATVATSSTRRAAQLQELRPDLQVVPIRGNVGTRLRKLLEQEDVDATLLAAAGLRRLGFTQDASDCLSGGPADKEPVPAGQVRASYLAVDEMIPCVGQAAIGIEVREGDALLDPVCAALTHVDTEVCVTAERAFLNAMGGGCQAAVAALAEIGAGGLEMRVVSYLNGQPRRARGMGSKEDPAALGRRLAAEVSS
- a CDS encoding glutamyl-tRNA reductase, coding for MGIYVIGLSHHTAPVEVREKMAFAEVVIPEVLARLRTQGLADEAVILSTCNRMELYVASSLEARQAIPELRRFLLAERQVSSSLNDELYGLGAPQSVEHLFKVACGLDSMVLGETEILGQLKKAYDLALQHRYTGSQLNKAFQRAFNVAKQVRTETQIQRGSISVASAAVELSEKIFESLSDRQVMVIGAGDTSEKVARALLSRGARSVLVSNRSFDRAEAMAKELGGRAIHFERWDAEFHNIDIVISSTSAPHYILDRSKLEPLMRLREQRPLLLVDIAVPRDIDPEVNYLDNVYLYNVDDLQSIADGYLKQRQEEIGACLKIIREKANALLTGARPAHPAPGTQPALSPE
- the ccsA gene encoding cytochrome c biogenesis protein CcsA; this encodes MPITDRGWFWIAVAVYGVSTLYSIFLLRGGFRQDNRVNYLLLLMGWVAHTFSMASRGFSLQRCPINNLYEATIFIAWTIVTTYLVIGAWSRVRFLGAFASPILLGIGVFALMPSLDPPYQPQHPNFSGGMHSLHAALILLASGAFGLSSVAAWMYLMQDRDLKRNKLRAMMNRLPPIQRMEQITRRLMQVGLGLLTAGLVSGALWLKERHGVYFKPDTTIIWSGGVWLMYGILTVMTHRFGYRGRRFALGAVGGFAFVILTFWGFYLLSGLHQPGPGNPVAPS